From one Deltaproteobacteria bacterium genomic stretch:
- a CDS encoding N-acetylneuraminate synthase family protein — MKIANFDLCKKVLIIAEIGNSHEGDYALAEELIAKAAEAGADAVKFQTIVPDKLVSVKDSARIKQLSKFQLSPEQFASLSDKAKQLGVMFLSTPFCRSSVDFLNELVPAFKIASGDNDFYPLIEKICQTGKPIIISTGLSDINEIKVTKNFILSKWQQCGTANPGLAILHCVCSYPTPAEQVNLLAIPKLLEIHDVVGYSDHSLGNRAAISAVALGARVIEKHFTIDKNYSSFRDHQLSADPKDLQALVEEVRNVEIMLGHLGKVLQECELENKNKVRRSIVAARDLAKDDIIAETDLSWVRPRDGLSPGQEHLLIGKRLNRDIGKGTRIILEDIA; from the coding sequence GTGAAAATAGCTAATTTCGACCTTTGCAAAAAAGTACTGATCATTGCTGAAATTGGCAATAGTCACGAAGGCGACTATGCACTAGCTGAAGAGCTCATCGCAAAGGCTGCCGAGGCCGGAGCAGATGCCGTAAAGTTTCAGACAATCGTTCCTGATAAACTAGTTTCAGTTAAGGATTCCGCTAGAATAAAACAGCTATCGAAGTTTCAGCTTTCGCCCGAGCAGTTTGCCAGCCTTAGCGACAAGGCCAAGCAGTTAGGGGTCATGTTCCTCTCAACGCCATTTTGCAGGAGTAGCGTTGATTTCTTAAATGAGTTGGTTCCAGCCTTTAAAATAGCTTCTGGGGACAATGATTTTTACCCGTTAATAGAAAAGATTTGTCAAACAGGAAAGCCAATTATCATTTCTACCGGTCTTAGTGACATTAACGAGATAAAAGTCACAAAGAACTTCATACTTTCCAAATGGCAGCAATGTGGCACAGCTAATCCTGGATTAGCGATACTACATTGCGTATGCAGTTACCCCACTCCCGCTGAGCAGGTAAATTTGCTCGCTATACCCAAATTGCTAGAGATACATGATGTTGTTGGATACTCCGATCACAGCCTGGGAAATCGAGCAGCTATTAGTGCGGTGGCCTTAGGAGCACGAGTTATTGAGAAGCACTTCACAATAGATAAGAATTACTCCTCGTTTCGCGATCATCAACTGTCGGCTGACCCGAAAGACTTACAAGCACTAGTAGAAGAAGTGAGGAATGTCGAGATCATGCTTGGCCATCTGGGCAAGGTTTTGCAAGAATGCGAGCTAGAGAACAAGAATAAAGTTAGGCGATCAATCGTTGCCGCAAGAGACCTCGCTAAGGACGACATCATTGCGGAGACCGACTTAAGCTGGGTGCGCCCACGAGACGGTCTTTCTCCGGGCCAGGAGCATTTACTAATAGGCAAGCGCCTAAATCGTGACATTGGGAAGGGAACGAGAATCATTCTCGAGGATATTGCATAA
- a CDS encoding NAD(P)-dependent oxidoreductase: MAKAKSIALIGGAGFIGHNLAIHLKEHGHQPYIIDSLGVNNILSFSSAENEIANKSFYRNLLRARLTLLEEYDIPVIVQDAREYHQLCHLIDKIEPDVIILLAAVAHADRSNKDPYNTFDHSLRTLENSLDLARSRTNHFIFFSSSMVYGNFISGEVTEDTVCSPLGIYGALKYAGEKIVIAYNQVFSLNYTIVRPSALYGERCVSRRVGQIFVENALNNIDITVNGDGSDRLDFTYIDDLTQGLRLVIENDNSHNQTFNLTYGESRSMSELALVVQEYFPQLNIHYKERDRLMPDRGTLSVEKAKRLLGYSPQFPIEAGFKKYIQWYKSL; this comes from the coding sequence ATGGCTAAGGCAAAGAGTATAGCTCTTATCGGTGGAGCTGGTTTCATTGGTCACAACCTGGCAATACATCTAAAAGAACATGGTCATCAGCCATATATAATAGACAGTTTAGGGGTAAACAATATTCTTTCTTTTTCGTCAGCCGAAAACGAAATTGCCAACAAGTCCTTTTATAGAAATCTACTTAGAGCTAGGTTAACCCTCCTGGAAGAATATGACATTCCAGTTATCGTCCAAGATGCTAGAGAGTATCATCAACTATGTCACTTAATAGACAAAATCGAGCCAGACGTAATAATCCTATTAGCAGCAGTAGCCCATGCCGATCGCTCCAATAAGGATCCATATAATACATTCGATCACAGCTTGCGCACCCTTGAAAATTCACTGGATTTAGCTAGGAGTAGAACCAACCATTTTATTTTTTTCTCCTCGAGCATGGTGTACGGAAATTTCATTTCCGGCGAAGTTACGGAGGATACTGTTTGTAGTCCTCTTGGCATTTACGGTGCGCTCAAGTACGCTGGCGAGAAAATAGTTATTGCCTATAACCAGGTGTTTAGTCTTAACTATACTATCGTAAGGCCATCGGCCCTGTATGGCGAACGCTGCGTGAGCAGGCGAGTTGGACAAATTTTTGTTGAAAACGCCCTAAATAATATCGATATTACCGTAAATGGGGATGGGTCAGATCGCTTGGATTTTACCTATATTGATGATCTGACGCAGGGCCTTCGTTTGGTAATCGAGAACGACAACTCTCACAACCAAACCTTTAATCTAACATACGGTGAATCTCGTTCGATGTCGGAACTAGCACTTGTCGTGCAGGAATATTTTCCACAGCTCAACATCCACTACAAAGAGCGAGACCGCCTGATGCCAGATAGGGGAACTCTATCAGTGGAGAAGGCAAAACGGTTGCTGGGATACAGCCCTCAGTTTCCGATTGAGGCGGGCTTTAAAAAGTATATACAATGGTACAAATCCCTTTAG